GTTCAACCATTCCACATATATGTGATTACATACCAGATATTATCAAActgaataatatgtttaatataaacgtAATGTCCACTTAAAAATATCCTTGCGCCAAACAACCGTCACAACTAGAAGCGCCACAACAAAAAGTAGATATGGAAATAAGTTCATTTGACTGAAGAATATCCGAGACTTACATATGATTTTCTAGATCGAGGCAGCAAAGCAAACTCAGCTGTGGCTTTGGTAGTATAATCCATTTGGACAAGAAATGCTTCTACACGCACAAAATCCAATAACATTTCGCTTATCCACTGATCTTGTTTTGAGAATTGTCTGCGAAGCCGCAATcctatcatttaaataaatttcattttcatttaaattgatACAAATTATTAGGTTATTCCTCATTACTTTCTATTAAAgttcttaatttaattatgcATTTATTCGATAAGCCTTTAGTTGTTTGCTAGAATaagctaaaataattatttatgtcaatttCTTTTTACAAGCAAaggttgaaatttatttacatagctataaatttattcaaaaagcttttttattatctagaaatgtaaattgaaacaaatagAATAAGCTGGCAATGTAAAATGGTCGTCCTCTGATTTGTCTAGCTGGAGCCATTATCTCTGCATCCTTTCCTTACACCCTCCCAACACTTCGCTGCAGTATGAATTCCACTTATCACAAATACAATTTGTGTTAGCCTGAAAGCTGCTAGGGAAATCCTCTTTTGTTGATTACATATCAAAACGATCCTCTTTGTTcttgtacataattaatattttgttcattgaATGTTAGCCCTTATTTTTACAGCATGTAcataaaatggaaataataattttgtaaattctgtACGTAATGATTGAGTGATAAATCGTTCAATAtgtacaatttattgaaaatataaaatattacaaagtattttCATCCTCGAAGTAATTTATCCGTAATTCTTTacgaattaataaataaacagaagTTTTAGAGCAATCCGTATTTGATTAATTTACCTTGTCTAGGGAGATTCTGAAATGTAACcgtttagattatttataaatcattattccATTAGTTACAATACTTAgtctacaatatttttacaactacaccatcaaaacataaaataattcaattctatatttgtatacattaggTGGGAAGTCGATAATAATATCATAGTTAGTTTCACCTTGAAACTGTACCCATTATCTGTGAACAAACaggtgtatatgttttttaaacaatcctGAATGGTTAGGTGAAAGGACAGCATCGTTACTCAGTCGTatgtggttggtagacgaatacaGACGTATTCTGACTTGCATTCTGTAGTTCTgctttaataaatagtgttgtatttagttttgtattaagtgcatgttttagagttagtaaagttgacacacaacatggtggttgtgattcctgacttaggtgtgTCACAATGCaatggtatgatttgtttattttaacatagtttgtaattatgtattaggtttgttatttacctgaagaagagatcagattgcagatctcgaaacgtagtgttcctgtttttttttgtttcactgaacgatggaaaatgtcccgaaaaatcctgtttccttcacaatccttccatcttcaaaaataaactttaaacaaagacctGTAGTATAACTATTTACTCCTTATAATCCACTAGCTTTCAGATGGactagttatttattaaaaactacttaacaaccacgaattttataaattcttctcATCAGCCTTACATCTTTTGTGATATAAGCTAGTGTAAATTAAACAGCGGCTACCTAAATCTTTTCGCTAGACCGATTAAAAAAGCTAGGCTTGGTTAGTCTGAAAGCTCTTTTTAATAACTTGACATTGTTTTAGGTAATATAAGTTATGATTTGAgaggatttaaattttaacactaaCTAATTTTTCCTTTTTCATGCATTCGAGATTCTACAGTTTAAGACGAATTTGGCTTCCAAATATCCATTTTACTATGGTGTTCATTGTTGAGAAAAACATCTGAATGTTGTGAATAAGGAAGTCAAATTATGCTCAAAGCTTGAAGACAGTGGGTATGGAAGAGATCTTTAATATCGAGGGAAGAGGCACAGAAAAATTGCTTGCTTTCTATTTAAGACGTGCAAGATAAGGGAAACTGCTAGACGCCAAAAGGTAATAAAGCTCTAGGTTTACCTAACACTGAATCCTACCAGATACCTATGTCTCCCAAGGGCCAGAAGTTGCCAGAGACTTGAAGTCGCCAGAATCTGGAACCTTCTAGAGATTGATTTACTAGAGACCTGGAGATCCCGAGCTCGGGATTAAACCAAAAGCTGACTTAGCTGTAAGAGTCCGGAAGCTGATAGAGGTTAGAGAGTCTTAGATGCTGAGAGATCTTGGAGTCTGGTATCTGGCAAAACAAGGCCGAAAGCTTGACTGTTTTTCAGAACTAACTAGTACAGTGCACATTCTTTTCCCTTTTAAGAAACCAGGTAATTCCATGAGTTAGTGCTACTGTATCTGTCTTATTAAACTGCAACGGAAATACCTCGGAGTCTTGAGGTTTTGTTTTTGTCATGTCAGATGACCATGATTTATCTAACTACCATCATTTTATTGACGATTGAACAAACGGAAATATAAAAACTCTTAACATGTGAGCCAAAGTGCGAGGCAGGCAGTTGATGTTGTCTATAAAGACAGGGGAAATTATAGTGTAACTTCATAGTACACTAATATTAGTGTAGTTTTGTGGTCCTTTTGTTGACCAATAATTAGAGCGTGTTCCAGCAATTTTAAAGATCATATGTAAGTTTATGATTTGGTAAGGTGAGTTTGtcgaatgataaaataatttgtgtatttgcCCGTTATTGATGAGGGTTTCCCTGATCCATACTCTTTATTTttgcaagtaaaaatatattttttaagtttcatctTTACAAATActcttataacttttttaaatttagttggatccaatatttatttagaattacaGTGTCAAAACAATTACACTATTATCTCGTATACGAGTAGTTGATAACAGTAACTATGATATATTGTTTCAATGTTTGTATGTATTGCCCCTTTAATGTGATGTAGTCccttaaattaatatgttttggcCTTGCTCAGgcacattttcaaattatatggGTTTTTTTCACCTTCATCTAACGAGATTAATTTATTCGATACGATGCCGACATTACgcaataaattttcttattaatggATTAACTACAGTTtgaaatagagtaaacaataaatgTAAGGAGATGCAGAGGCATGACAGTATTTCAACTGCTATTGAAATAGCACGGACTCAAAGACCGCTAATAGACTTGCACATCATCAGAGTCAGTGAAAACCAATTACTGTGTCTAATGAGGTGTCTGGGGTTCTGGCTGACTCCcgtggggggggggtggaaatGGGCTTCACAGCTCCTAAAATGAGTTTTCTTTGGTGTTGATAATGTAGTTATGAAAAAATGAACGATGACTTGAACTTATATTACGATATtttaacgtttattaaataaattaagtatatgaATAAATTCACATTGCAGTAAGAGCATAGTAGTAAAACAAAGTATGCTTACTTAATGTTAGTGTATTATGAGAAGGTCATCTATACTTTAGTATAGATAGTTCCACAGTATATTgtctttgtatatttaattattttgcgcGTGTTTATGTCACTGAAGTTCCTCAtaaacggctgaaccgattttaatgaaattatttgtgTGTCTTCAGATGGTTTAGATTTaaaattcggtccaatttaaataagttatttaactaatgtattgtttataaattgttgttcattttagaatattttacattggatccggcataCTGCGttacgacacgtaatataaagCGAACtcacactttcagctgaagtttaccAAAGAggaagaaacatttgtttacatttaagtttcagaaatgcttgattagtagtgtaatgcagattgtaaagaaaagttattgtctaattttacatttagattgcTCCAATGATCTATGAACCATACAATGCAATGGAAATACTAATTGAAACGCGCttataaaaactaacttattTTACAAAGATGGGAATGTTTGTACATACGGTAATCGAATCTGGTTCgattgaaagtaaattaaaagagctgaATGAAGACCCTTTATGATCGAAGTTAGTTTTATaagttggtatatattttcttgattggggcacaagacaaactctacaatGGTACAGGTTACAAATTCTTTATAACCAAAATAGTTTATCGACTCTTGTCTATATAAAGACTTTTACACCATACCTTTATATTGCGCCCTAGAGGCTCACGAAGAATGATTTTTATCTACGACATCGAGGTTAATTTCCTTAAGAAATGAATTGCAGCAaaggagttttattttaaaagaactaatatactaatatttaccgtcttaaaataacagtaatacaGTAAGCATTAAAATAACATcacttatttcaatactttttgtaATCACTTTTGGAGAACgaggttatccagataataaaattggaagttttagtaaaatatacttttagctGAAATGTTTAGCTTTTGCTTCATATTTTAAGACTTTGACAAAACccaatttagatgtttattgcaAGAAGTAGGCTTCTAGAACCTTTATAAGCTATGCATATATTTTGTTTCCAACAAAAAAATTCAACTGTGGCACCAGAGATATCTCAGGTTTGATGTATATCACAATGGCCGAAAGTAGACGATTTATTACCGAAATAGtattttcagatatatatatatatatatatatatatacacaaatacgctcaattatatatatatatatatatatatatatatatatatatatatatatatatatatatatcaactaaACGGAGAGCCTAAAAAAGAGCCATTAGCTATTTTGCTTATCATTTGAAACAGTTAGCCATAGATACTAACATAGTGTATATTAGATAAGCTTACTTGCATTCCTAACTGCACAGAACCTCACAATGCATTATATCATTAAGTGCTTTTAACTTCGGCTTACTGAAATCGTTGAGGCAATTCAGTAAATTATCATGTGATGTTGGTCGCAAATTCAAATCTTATAACAATTTATTCACTCTTCGAATTGAGGGACAAAAAAAACTGTTCTTGAAACTTACATCCacaatggatcaggagattggaataacTGTGAGTGactttcaattatattataagcGTTTAGAATGTTTCAGAAAAGAGTACGTGAATATAATATCCTGTTTCCAACAGGAAATTGGGTGCAAAGCCGCGGATGACTGCTTGTACcataatatttgtaaatggtCTTTCGACAGATTAGAATATAGTAAACCAAAGTGCATGATACGCTCGGATTCGTGAGATGGATATATAATTACCGAACCACTGATTGTTTTTTCTTGACGAAATAAACTAATTTGGTGATATTTCATGGTGCCATTTTAACACTGCGCATTGTGATGAGAGTATGAACGTTTCTTTACACGGAAGCCATAAGAAACAACAATTTACACCGAACCGTTGGCGCTGATAATGTCTTGAGATAATCTCCACATTAGTCTTACCACGAGAAACTTATTTGAACATAAGTCAACTAATATTGGATACTTagctaaacataaaaaacatagaTTGGCCATTCTTTTTTGAAAGATACTGCCTATTATTACTGAAAGTTTTGCCAAAAATACCAAACAATCTGTACAATCCTAgttgtatgaaaatatatttggttAGGGTAATGTTTTGATTATGATTAATGCTAAAATAGGCCTAtactaatatacttttataaaatcagtgaaaaaagtaaacataacaataatgaaatgtaagtaaaatgaaatttttgattACGATTCTTTTCTGAACGATCTggtgtattatgttatattaactATCTGTTTATAAATGCTGTATAAACTATCTTCAAACAACTCAACCGGATTGTTTGGTACACAGAAAAGAACCAATAACATTTAGAATCACACATAACATTATATCATGAGGATTAGAAGGCAAGTTTACACATGCCCACATTCTGTTTCTAAGCCCTGTATCTTAGCCGGAGATAAAGTTTATAAGAATGGCTTGTTGggtaaaaaacaacaaacacacaaaattccatttttattatctcacaaaaatacaactatttatttCTTCCCTCTCCCACAAATGTACATCGCAAGGTCAAAAACATCggtaaaacattttctataagtatttcatacaatttaaatataactgtataatttaaataacaatgaaaaattagatttttgtagATGACGACTTAATACGTTTTTATTGCAAAAGATTGTACAGTTTTCCATAGgtgttatttaatatactttgaTATCGttacactatttaaaattatgatgcTATTATCGTTATTGTACATCAGCCATTACAAAAGAAGACAGGACATTTAGTTTGAGTGCATTTcgattaatttaaatgtttaaaataaatactgtacgTATTGACCTATTTTAAATAGGTTTACGTAGTGAAAGTCAtgattaaagattatttatactaaaaatctAAACCAAatgtacttatataatatacaaattagaCTGCTTTTTTATAAGTACATTAATTACTTTCAACCGGATAACATAGTACAATATTGTTTGTAAGCATGTCactcaagaaatataaaattcttagGAAAATCACAGATGCAAACTAAAGAAtcgattaaaatacatttctgttgCAAACTATACACTATAACAATCACGgtcagtattaatttatttccacGAAATCTAGTGTAAAAAACACCCCCTTTTAACGGACCCAAAGCACCGAAAATTTACAGATTAAGATTTTTATATCAACACTCTACCcatctttcataataaaaaaataagtgaatTGCTACATAAAATACTGACAGGCTGAGTTAACTGCTAGTCATACAGTATGTAAGGTAGTCAAACTAATGTTTTTAAGCAGAAACATAGCCAGCATACCTAAAGAGACGACAATGATACGAACAAATGACATATATCGAGATACTGTAATACATGTGTTGCTGGACTAGTgcatattgtttaatttacaataaaacatattatgtttgagatttttattttgaagaacatttattttttccatgACTTGCCCCATAAAAAACATTGGGTGCGTGGTAAAATCTTAAAGCAAAAGTACACTTAAGTGACTTATCCTTGTCATTCTTTTCTACACAGACAACtatttagaattgtttaaataaaattctcgTAATTTACTCGTAGTTGTAGTATCAGTTACATTGTCAGTTATATtgtcaaattaacaaaaaattatatttgagaaacattaaaattaaaaattatccgtttgtaaaagaaaaattcagcaaaatataataaacaacgTAAAATATTATTCCTGTAGTAAATAAACAGGAATGTCACCTTGTCCCCACGCTATTGTGATCCATGAGAAGGTTCAGCCAACTTCACTCCTCTTTCTCTACTTCTTATTAAGAGTTTCTAACTTCTAAGTTTCTAAAGTTTCTAAGAGGGATTTCATCAAAACTTTTGGTCCCTACCAAAGTTACATTGATTTTCTCTTATTTAGAGATCTAAGATAGGCCTACATAGGATTCGTATACAGGTGTTTAGAACTCTTGTCGGATATTTTAGGGGATTATTGGTTGTAGTAAATTCACTTTTACCTATATTTGAATTATACGTTTTTTTGTATTCAGTCTATATGTAGGtatgtgttttctttttattcaaccatatgtttctttaaaatacttAGACATAAATCAACCAAATTTTAGTATAGatgataaaattattagtatgtatttaaaatattttttatcaaaatattacattactcaTTTTAAGATGGCGACCATTCAAATACATTGacctaaaataactaaacaaagtaataaaaaaaagatttttaggAAATTGTATTAGAAATCCAACTACATATCAGTTAAGTAAATCGAgctaaaaataaccaaaatattgaaactttagtAATGGTAACTCACACAGTTTTTAGTTACTCAGCCAGTTCTgagtgaatacatttttttaacaatataaaatatttttacacttcttattttaagtaaaatacatttatatttccgCCATTACGAAATGGATGAAAGTAACATTTTCGATATAAATGTCCAAAtagctataaattttaaaatatttacaaaatttggtaaattgataagttatggatttaaaaataaaatatgttttattacaaatatacatatagaCAGAGTACTAAAAACGTAACTCCAGGAACGATCTCCTAAAATATCTGACAAGAGACCTAAAACAACCTGTATGATGAAAGGTATATATTTTGGTGTTTATACTTTGttgattttgtaatgtttatatctATCGATAgcataaataacagtaatatcaTGAATACGGAGTTTCCAGACTAAACAAACAATCACATAACATATACAAGTACGTACacaaataacacaattatattaataaattaatatcagtctatattccttattttatttacttaaataaacattacagttTGAAAAGTATGGTAAAATCAGTAATTTTCTTCAGCAAATGTAATATAGATAgcaaactataaaatttaacttaacaaTTATTGAGGTATCCTGTATAAAGAAAGGTTACATTTGAATTATcatttattaaagatataaaaacctaaattaatgttttacattttactgtgAAGCTTACTTACACATACTGATGATGTTATCTTGTTACGTTAGCATATCCAATATATCGGAAAATATTACTATTCAGTGATGTTGCATccttattatttatctttaaacccTCTGCTTgttactcatatttttaattggaaCTGAATGGATATGAAAAATTGAGTAACTCCATTCTATTGTTAATAATCaatatacaaaactataatttaaaagatatataggATAACAACTGacttaaatataagtaaaacttcAGTCCAcagaaagtataaattaaaaatgccttaaCAATCTGTTActctacaaaatataaagtttattatgaaatctaaattttattttcagccTTACCGAAACGTTTACTCTGtttcactattttataaaatgatcaTTGAACATGTGATAATAATTGTTGATATTCTCAACCAGACATAATCTAAACACAGTCAAGTTAAGGCTACTTGAAAACTAACACATTATATGATATATGACAAACCGTATGCAGTAGGATACATATtaataaaacgttataaaattGCTTATGTTGTTTTTTGGTTACGCCATATGAAACTTTATGATACTCAAGTTGGCCTAAACCTACTCTATAAAGTACAAGTGGTCCAGACTTCGGAGTTGTCAGACGTTGCGGGAGGGTTCTGCGGACTCCCGGGGTTCTGGTGAGCCAGCAGGCCGCAGCCCCTGGCCCGACGCTAGACGGTGATGTAGTACTCCCGTGGGGGAGGCAGGGGCCTGTGTCACGCGTGCCACCCGTGCTCGTGTCGCTTCTTGCAGTTCTCGTGTAGCAGGTAACACAGTGCCATCGTGATCAGGATAGCGATCGTCACGGCCAACCCTATGGACATCCATACGATCTCTTCGTTGATCCCGGAGAAATTTTGGCCTGCAATGAGAACATTCAATTGTGTAATTACTTAAACATCGTGATCAGAAAAGCGTTCGTTACGGCAAACCCTATGAAAATTCACACGATTATCACGATGACCAACTTTGGCCTGCAATAAGTATATTCAAGTAAGTAATTAAGTATTTTCACATCGTGATCAGGATAACGATCTTCACGCCCAACCCTATGAAAATTCACACGATGATCACGGGGAAACTTTGGCCTGCAGTGAAAATATTCAAGTGAGTAAGTACTTTTACATCGTGATCAGGATAGCGATAGTCACGGCTAACTCTATGGATATCCATACGATCTCCTCATTGAGCCCGGAGAAGCTTTTTCCTGAAATGAGATAATTCAAGTGAGTAAGTTCTTTGTATTATCACGTATATAATAGAGTTTGGTCAAATATATTCTGTTGCATGACACATCCACTGTATTTGTTACGAAATAAATAGGCATTGGTGGAAATTTTACTCATAAGACTTTAATGTGTTGCaacttttacttacatttttCAAATGCCTAACTACGCATTTTAAAGATGGGGTCACAaaacttaaagtaattaaatgtttgaagctataaattaaaaacttgcTTCCTAAAATCTTCTTGCTGTTACTGGAGAAGCCGGTAATAAATCTAATTGTAcgcattaattttgtaaataccttagcaaaacattacaaaatattaaacactgcTCATTATTTCTTATCTAGTATACAGTACtttctaatattaatattcaccATTTCTGACACCATAACTCTGTATACCCCCGACCTTGCCTCCGCGACCTCCTACAGGCATCTTGGTTACTGGTTGACCATTCCTGCAACACAAAGCATCAGGTAAAGTCACGAACTATGTTTTCATCGATCTCATAATCGATTATGAGTAAATACGATTGTAAGTGAAAACAATTAGGGTATTAACATCTAGTACAACCAGTATCAAAACATGGGATTTATTGTACAATTAAGAATAACACCTTCAAACGATAGTGACTTTTAAACGAGTTGTAGTGGACTAAAAAAACGTTTGTTATACGCACATTGTgcctgtattttatttcaaaatctgtgAGAGGTAATTTATTATCAAGTGACAATCTGTTAAGCAAATTTGTAGATTACAACAGAACGAGCAGActgcaaaatatttgttttttatgtctTACTCGTAAGGGAATACCTAAAAGAAttttttcttatacaaaatatgtattaataacctTACGTgattagtttaaacaaatgttttttttatagttaatattctactattttcaatattttcacttaatttatacttttgtatcACAGAATGTATCTTTAGTAATACCAAATTGGCTTAGTAATACCAATAACAAAAAGGTGTTCTGACGTTTTTGAGTTTTCGTCAATAAACCTTCCacgattttacattttaattgaaattgtttttaatgtttacaatgcACAACAGTTAAAAgagtttatatgtaaaataataacttttgctAATAATACTAATTCGACATCAGTACATGTACTAAAACCAaggaagtaaaaattaaaataatttaaatttgacaacATGAATGTGACTCAATaccaataacataatattttaagaagCACTAAATTTTATGGGTCACATGTAGTTGACAATACATATTATAGATATGCATTATAAAAATTTCGTTCTGTTGCAGTCCTTTCAAGTAAAACGTATATTGTCTCATGCGCAACAAAGGACATTTTTACATCATAGTAATTGTACATTCGATAGTTAAATATTGATAGTTTGAGAATTGCACGTTATGTTCaatgaatgtacaatacatattattatactgCGTATTGTAGAGATATGAGGCTGTATATGAGATAAAAtgagataatatatttaatgttccTTGTCAGCTAAATACTTCAATGCTATAATTTTAATCCATGTTATAAGAATTTccttttaaacttgttttacataACCGCGTTCTATGtccaaattgatttttttttttaaataataactttttggtatatttaatatTCAGCGCCGctttaaaaaaactgtgttttattgGCTTTGAGTAACTGtaattttgtcaaattaaaattattttttacgttttgttgTTTGCTTACAGtaacttttgaacattttaaaacaaataataacatagCAATATGATTTAAAGTTAAGGTTTACATTAGTATGGAAATGAATTCAAGATGGTCGTCAAAACAGCCAGCCCTTGAATCTACTTTGAGGTGATTTACATCTGCTTTGTTTACGGAACGTATTGTACAGAATTCCGCAAGAAGTTGTGACAGTTCTTATAATcagaattattttatgaatgGAAGAAGGCTTTCACCCATTCAGCTTCATATGTCGGTCTTATTCCATtcgtacattttaaaatgaataacgTGTCctcctaaagtaatttttatatatgacGTAAATTAAGTACGCATATATTGGAATATgaattcaaataaatacaaatttatatttaatattctttaggTTGTACAGttgaatttaaactaaattaatttaattttaattaaacacaattttgtatgGTGCGGTATTTTGGACATATCTGTACACAAAATTTCACATAAACCAGTCATTTCTCAATGAATCTGTGAGAGGCGTTTGTTGCCCATATATCAAACATAAATTTGCCTCTGAGACAGTTTCAAACATGGGCCCATATGTCGATTACCTTATAAGATTGTTGTTGTAACCTTTTGTTAATAACAATGAGTGATAACACgttgaaatctttaaatttgttgCACTGAAACTTCACATGAGAGCTTGGGTCTTAAAGGTTTTGTAAAATGAAGTTCAATGGCGATTTACAAAGCTGTCAAAAAGCTCAATTATTTCTACACCAGTAAAAATAAAGGAGGTTCTGAAACTGTGGAACGTATTATgctattagaaatatatattgaattacgCGATTGAACGATGAAGTTTTGTATTGTCGTTGGAATTTGCAAATCGAGAAAAccaaaaaattgcaaaaatttgtTGTCTAGAATAGTAAAATCTAGTTAGATGTGTTGATCAACCGATGAAGTAGCCTACTCTAAGTTTATACAACAATGTTGTGTTCCACTTGTAAGAAGAAGGTGAGAAATCTCTTATTGCATTTAAcactaaaaggacctttgcgcttgtCTCTGGAGTGACAGAATATCCCTAACTAATTGTAATTAGTAACTGGGAAAATAGTCTTAGCAAGATATTGATGATTATAGATTCcgttgcaataaatataaaaatgaaatgaaaggaTGTCTTATTTACCACATGAAATAATGGCTAAAAATCCTCTCCAACACCTGGGGACCAACAGTCTAAAGCTGACTAGCAACCACCGAACTGCCACCAACGACCAAGCCGGCTGGTTGCTTGTAAGGTCACGATCACCAAACGAGAGGCTTAAATTCGGTTGATAACTAACGTACACGCTGGACTACTATTGGCGGAGATCGGGACTTAGTGAGCGATGGGTACAAAGTTGGTATGCGACAACAGATGAAGGTTTGTACTAACTCGGGGTAGTAATTTGTACATTGTGTAAATTAGAATTTACAAATCATCGCCTTGTGTCCAAGCCCTAATACGCGACGgttatacacaattttaatgtagtttcaagtcttatttaaatgaaaactgtaacAAATCATCCACTTTTGTTAGTTACGTGTGATGTTAAATTAAACACAATGATAAACTAAACGTCACCAAAGTCGACTTTT
The Homalodisca vitripennis isolate AUS2020 chromosome 1, UT_GWSS_2.1, whole genome shotgun sequence DNA segment above includes these coding regions:
- the LOC124354788 gene encoding uncharacterized protein LOC124354788; translated protein: MRQNFSGINEEIVWMSIGLAVTIAILITMALCYLLHENCKKRHEHGWHA